The Hevea brasiliensis isolate MT/VB/25A 57/8 chromosome 1, ASM3005281v1, whole genome shotgun sequence DNA segment cattttatttttctcgtcatttataatattttttagttataaaaaactatatttttaataatttgttaGACAAACATAacttatttcttaaaaaaaattccatgtgattttgtaaaattatattatttttctacgagtttttataaaattattttttattaattttattataatatatttatatggtaattattatttacaatttcTATTAGTAAGttgttttttaataatattagtgtagtattgttttagtagtaaataattttttaataataatttataatttattcaaaatttcagtttttttaaattagaaaaactTTACTAAGGGATTTAAAATCAGTTgacaaaatttttcatttttacaATTATCAATGGATTTAAAATCCATTGATAAATTTACAACATAATGTAACATTCAATATTAAAAACATATATTAAAAACAAATTGAAATATTTGTTGATAATACCAATAGAATATGTGTTAATAAATTAATCCGTTGCTAAATATCAACGAATTGAAACATGTTAATAAATGAATTATCAAAAAGGTTCATTGGTAATTTTAGTTGCCAACAGATTTTTTTATGATTATCAACCGAAAAATGTTAAAATGTTATTGTTTCAACATTCTTTATGTTTGGTTTatttaggaaattaaaataaaatgtaattaattataattttctttgtaaaaaatcaaaaattttatatttaaatgaaatttaCATTAATATTTAATAGATATTCAAACACCTGAATCAATCTGTTCAATAAAGTTGTTAAAATCATATAGCTGATAGAAGTTTGAATAGCTGATCTTAAAGATACAAACTTGgaattaaatatatgtttgagtTTATCAGCAGCTCACTACAAAGCTTTCATTTTATGTTTGAATATCaacatttgaaataaaaatttgcatttaattttcgcataaattattgataaattatgaattttaaatagTTTATCATTTTATTTCCTAAAAAATGTCCgaattaatttgaaataataccactttttaactcattttaaatTCATACTTAAATGAAATGATCTCTAAATATTTATAAttctaataaattaaataaaaaaaaaattatcaaatttaaatttcatatttcAAATTCTCCCATGTAATGAACTTTTCTTTGGAACGTACACTATAGGTGGTTATTAAAGTTTATCTATTTTTATTACTATAAAATCATTATAAATTAATcacatttaattataatttacttttaatcataataaaattttattatggcAAGTAAAATTCTATAATCCCTACTTTAAAGGCAGTcgttagaagaaaaaaaattggaaaaaaaagtcAAATTGGACCCTGAATTTTGAAATGGGGGTCAAATTTACCTTATTTAAAGTTTTTATCCATATTAAcccataataatattttaaagccAAAATTAACCTTCTCCTGTCAGAATTCAAGTGTGTGAAATAGATGCCTAAtgaaactaattaaaaaaaaattaataagtaataaatttaataaaaaaaaaggcaAATCCACTCCTAAAAATTTGCGCAAATTTAAGTTTCAACGCAAATTAATCCTTTATTATTAGAATTTCAGTATATGAAATAGACGTGcatttgaaataattaaaaatgaaaaataattgtgaaaaattaaaaaCAGTAATAATATTAGAATACTTATTGTATCACTGCAATCCTTGcatcaaatatgaaaattttcacgTTTAAAACATCAATAATATTGAAAAtgtctaaaaataattttttaaaaaatattttttaagtaattttttttttcatgtcatttgaagaaaaaagaataaaatattatttttaaaaagatCCCTTTGAAAGTCAATTTTAATcctatttgatatatatatatatatatatataacattatgTTATTGAAATCAAGAATATTGTAAAGTGcccaaatataattttttttttcataatttttaatactAAAACAATCTATAAATAATTTCTGCATGTAGaaaaaatatatagaaaataaaaaatttatattatattaaaaaggtGCTATACGGCTTCTCAAAAACAAGGCGTGTCTCACAAATGCCACAATTTTTTGGCCTTAATTGGCCTTTAATTGAAAGTTAGGACTTTTTAAAGTACAAAAGGTGTTTTTTTTTAGCAAATTTGATCCTCGCCTCAAAGTTTAGAGTGAATATGACATTTTTTTTCATTGTAATGATgaaggtttttatttttttttggagAAAATGTCAAATTCGCTCATAAACTTTGAGACAGGGATCAAATTTGCCCAAGATTACTTTTCGTATTCCTTTTTACAAGGGATTACGAATTTGCACTTACATTTTTTTTATGGAGAGAGAGTGAAGAAATGAAGATTCGGACTTGTCACTTGTCATGTGAGTAATACGCCTTTAACTATCACACTAAATTTGAAAGtgtctaaaaataaaattaagactgTATTTCTATGCCTATAAATTAAAAAGAGATTTGTCatacaataaattaataatatcatAATATGCATTATAGCTGCAGATTGAAGGATGTTTCAGCTAGGGCTAAACTTATGAGGAAAACATATCAAAAAGTTTGAGAAAATCATTCAAAGGGCTTATTTTGCATTACCGTTGAAACTGTTAatgagaaaatcacttttttaaatatattagttagataatgttaaaaaataattaaaaataaaatttaattattttagtcataaaaatattaaaataataaaataatttttttcaaattatttttttcaacagCATTTAAAATGATGCTTTTCAGACTCTCTAAAACTCATTGTCAAATAAGGCTAAAAATGATACAAACACCCTAACCGTAACAAATGaattaaatttagttttttttattgACATAATACATTATACTAATGACAATCTCATTATtattaaatatgataaatttttTTACGTACtcattatttaattttgtaatcAGCTTAGTACATAAGAAGACAATGCAATGGCAAAAGAGTTGAATTGTGCTAATCTTTTTATTGGAGCTctgataatttttatatttagtaCTTCAAACACACCTGTCTTTGCAACGAAATCCATGATTGCACTCTCAAATAAATGACTTCTAGCCTTTCTTACAACATATGCTATGAGAACCTGCCCAACCTCCTTATCAGCAAATTTGAAATAACATCACAATCAGTCTCATTTCTGAAGGAAAGGTAGAACAAAACAAGGTAAATTGCTATTAAAAGCATATGATTTTCCAAGGATTCCTTAATCATGGGACAAATGGGGTTCCATTTGTGGAAAAAGGATGCCTTTACATGCATAGAATGAATTTCCAAGccctatataatatataatatggaAGAATGCTTGTGGTATTATAGTGGCTTCAACAATTTCTGTATAAGCAACAAGACCTCTACTTCCGCAGGAGGGACCTAATGATAAAGAGACAATAGCATCAGAGCATGTTtattaaatcataattttcacGAGACAATATGTGGGTGGAAATGTATCAATAGTTATATTTGCAAGCAAAAATGATTTCACTATATTTATTTTGTCCTTCTCCTTTTCCTTTTtgtgtttttttattatttttatatttttctcaaTAATCTCCAATGCTATACGAGATTGAAAGGTCAGAGAGCTCTGCTGCGTCACTTTTCCAGAAAGATTAAGTTGTGCTTCCAATGTTGAGTGGTGGAGCCTTGAAGATAAGATGTTGTTTACGCTTTTGTGTTTCTCTGAGTAGCCTTTGGCTGTTCAGGATGCTTAATCGGAGCTGTGGTTGGGGACGAAGAAATGTTTCTCTTCCCAATTTCCAAATCGGTGATCAAACTTGTTATGACACATGGATGGCGGAGCTGTGCTGTCTTGGTTCTATTCTCATTTTTGTTTGTTTAGGTTTCTTGGATTGGGGATGGACTACCATGTATTGGGCTTGTTTTGTTATAGAGTTTGATACATGAGACTCTAATTTGTCTTATAACTAGACCCATTTTGTAAGTTTGCCCTATTGGCCATGAAATGCAATTGTAAATATctggagttaaaaaaaaaatgttaattaattaatattttttgtgTAATAAAGGAGAGAAGAATTCTTTTCTCATCCGGACACGTTAGTCCATCAAAGCCGCGGTCTACGGGATTTCTATTTCAAAGCAACCCAAAGTcttgagtttatatatatattaacccaATCACAGATTCTGTCTTCTTCCTGTCTCTCTTCTCCCTTTAAATTAATCAACCCAGCCTAACTCTCGTAAAATTTCCCAAACTTTTCATCGTTTTCTGGGGCAAATCAATCCAATTCTCCGATGAGGCCGCAGAGAAGGCCAATACACGCCGTCACGTCATGGGTGCGCCGACAGCCGCCCAAGGTCAAGGCTTTTTTGGCCGTGGTGTTGGGGATGGCGGCTCTCGTTTTCCTTAGATTCATCGTACATGACCATGACAGTCTCTTTATCGCTGCTGAGGCTGTCCATTCTATCGGTATCATTGTCCTTATATATAAGCTTATGAAGGAGAGAACTTGCGCTGGTAAAAAGAGGAAACTttgattattttttttccttttaagggTAATTGTAGGAATCAGAGAGAAATTAGACATAGCGTAGCaatgatttttggaattttattaCTGGTTTTGCAGATTGATTTTGATCGTTTTATGTTTGTTGGGGTTTCTTTCTTTGGggcctttttattttatttcttttctttttgttgtttACATGAACGAGAGAACATTTGAAGAAAACCGAAATCCTTGTTATACCCTTCAACTAGCCAACTCTATTGTATGATTTTCTTCCCTGAGTGGCGAGCTATGCTTTTTAAggaattaaaaatttgaagttctATTCTTTGGTTCAATGTGTGCATATTACAACTTGTTGGAGTGGATGGTCTCTATTGAATTGGATCATACATTGAATATGCAATGCAAAAATTTTCATTGTTGACCTAGGATGGGCTAAAACTGGCATCATCTTGATAACAGGTGAATCCAATTATAGTGTGAGTTTATTCTGATCATCTCCGTGACTTATTTCCTCTGGATGCAATGTAGCCTCATCTGAGTCCAGTGATAGGCAAAAGCCAGTTTTTACTGGTGGAGCCTATTTTCATTGGTTGTTGTTTTAGTAAGGCTCCTTCCAGCTAATCTTGTTCAGCTTGAAGTGGGTTTTCTTATTTGAGGTCATCTTGTAAAATTCCAGCAAACTAACGGAAGGATTTTCTGACACTTATCTCATCAATTGACGATCAGGGCTTCCTAATTCTTTATGTATTTATATTCATTGACTGATTTCAGTTCTTTTATAACAACTCATCATCGGATGATTTACAGGACTATCACTCAAGTCCCAGGAATTGACAGCTATGTTTTTAGCTGTCAGACTGTATTGCAGCTTTGTGATGGAATATGATATACATACCGTACTTGACTTGGCTACATTGGCAACAACTTTGTGGGTTATTTATATGATCCGTTTCAAATTGAAGTCTAGTTATATGGAGGACAAAGATAACTTTGCAATATATTATGTGGTGAGTATCCATCTGAAACCTTCTTTTCAGTAGTTGCCTGTCCAACTCCTTTTGATTCTCTTGTTATggaatgatgttttatttctgATATTCATATCTTTTTAACTCAAATCCTTGTTTTTGAATTTTGATGCAGGCGCTACCCTGTGCTATTCTAGCACTTCTTATTCATCCATCAACATCTCATAATTTAGTGAACAGGATTTTTTGGGCATTCTGTGTATACCTGGAAGCTGTATCAGTGCTACCTCAGTTGCGGGTCATGCAGAATACAAAGGTATTGTTGCATAAGGTGGAAGATTTACGTTTAAAAGGTTTTTGAATTGAAACTCATCTTTGTTTTTTGTACCTTCAGATAGTTGAACCATTCACTGCTCATTATGTATTTGCATTGGGTGTTGCAAGGTTCTTGAGTTGTGCCCATTGGGTTCTCCAGGTTTGTTCTTGCACAGTTGAATCTGTATATATCTGTTTGAGTTAGTTTTGTATTTAGTTTCAAATGTTGTGACTGAGTCCTTTTCTAAATTGTTCTGAGCTAATTACTTCTAGTATGCAATTGAGGTACTTCTGTCTTGGTACTTGAGTCTACATGAAGAAGGGATGCCAAGATACAACTTGAATTGCTATTGTGTTCTTAGTAGTTGCGTCTAAATTTTGATGATGTGTTTGCTCTGTTAGCCACAATTGAGTGATAGGAATGTCATTTAGGAGCGTCACGTTGAATAATTGAAGCAAAATATGGAACAGTTTCATCAAAATCTGTAGAACCTTCATATTGTAAATTGCAAAATGACAAGGAATTCATGTAGCAGTATTTAAGTGGTTGCCAATGAGCAAGCTTCTTTTCCTGCAACCCACTTTATATTCCTACAGATACCCTCTAATGGTAAAATATGATGTTGGGACTGAATTGTATGTGGTCATTTTACAAGCATGCATTTGTATGTAAACTGGTTGGTTAACTGGCACCATAGGTTATTGTCAATCATATTTCTCTTGGTATGTTATTATCTTCCTGTTAAGATTCTAATTCTGTTTCTACTACTTTGAATAGGTTTTAGATAGTCGTGGACGCTTGCTGGTAGCCTTGGGGTATGGATTATGGCCTTCTATGGTTCTTTTGTCAGAAATTGTCCAGACTTTCATCTTAGCAGACTTCTGTTATTATTATGTCAAGAGGTATGTAAATGTTTGTGCATTTATTCTTTTAACCAAGGACCAAGTAGATTTGGCATTTGACATTTTCCAGGACAACATTGTCATTCTTATTACAAATTTCAATTATGGGTTTGCAGTGTGTTTGGAGGACGGCTTGTTCTCCGCCTTCCCTCAGGAGTGGTGTGACTGAAGATCCTCATCTGCTGTGGTCCTTGAGCAACATTACCATCCAAAAATTAATGTTTTTACGAAATGCTGTTGCAAAATTTTTCCCCCATAAAGTTTTCTCCCTTGCTTTTATGACCAGAGGTAAAGTAGGTCTTTTGTAAATTTGGGGATGCACAAACTCTgatgggttttttttttaatatatatttgataCATAATTTTCTAGTTGGATTAACTTATTTTGTCAATGCTGATCCCTTACTAAAGTGTATAAACCAGTCCCTTGCCTTGTGATATGCTCTTTTTCTGCGTATGAATAATCCGCGCCAATGCTGAATCTAGCTGGATTACTTGTGTTTGGCATAGAATGCTGGACATTTTATTCTGGCGTCTCTGTTCTAGTTTGCTCTGAGAGTGCT contains these protein-coding regions:
- the LOC110668971 gene encoding uncharacterized protein LOC110668971; the protein is MRPQRRPIHAVTSWVRRQPPKVKAFLAVVLGMAALVFLRFIVHDHDSLFIAAEAVHSIGIIVLIYKLMKERTCAGLSLKSQELTAMFLAVRLYCSFVMEYDIHTVLDLATLATTLWVIYMIRFKLKSSYMEDKDNFAIYYVALPCAILALLIHPSTSHNLVNRIFWAFCVYLEAVSVLPQLRVMQNTKIVEPFTAHYVFALGVARFLSCAHWVLQVLDSRGRLLVALGYGLWPSMVLLSEIVQTFILADFCYYYVKSVFGGRLVLRLPSGVV